A part of Aegilops tauschii subsp. strangulata cultivar AL8/78 chromosome 2, Aet v6.0, whole genome shotgun sequence genomic DNA contains:
- the LOC141041234 gene encoding uncharacterized protein, translated as MRALFWNICGFGHDGRRRQLIEYVRDEHIDIVAIQETMRSDFSWPELDRLSTHLFVWHWLPSSGNAGHSGGILLGVKDATFEVGSMDRGQFFVSMELYERALNFKWEVIIVYGPADHSRFASFLEELNRKVSAASLSVVVGGDFNLL; from the coding sequence ATGCGTGCCTTATTCTGGAACATCTGTGGGTTCGGCCATGACGGCCGACGCCGCCAACTCATCGAGTACGTGCGCGATGAGCATATTGACATAGTGGCGATCCAGGAAACCATGCGCTCCGACTTCTCATGGCCAGAGCTTGACCGGCTGAGCACCCACCTCTTTGTGTGGCACTGGCTCCCTTCTAGTGGGAACGCCGGCCATTCGGGTGGCATCCTTCTAGGTGTGAAGGATGCCACCTTCGAGGTGGGGAGTATGGACCGGGGCCAGTTCTTTGTTAGTATGGAGCTCTATGAACGAGCCCTGAACTTCAAATGGGAGGTTATCATCGTCTATGGCCCGGCTGACCACAGTAGATTCGCGTCCTTCCTCGAGGAGCTTAACCGGAAGGTCTCTGCGGCCTCCCTGTCGGTGGTTGTCGGAGGCGATTTTAACCTCCTCTGA